From Tepidisphaeraceae bacterium, one genomic window encodes:
- the rplW gene encoding 50S ribosomal protein L23 has translation MDNINVIIKPLITEKSTHQQNTRNAYAFQVHKDANKNQIKTAVEQLYSVKVTDVRTLTRKGKPRRTKTGMTHTSNWKRAVVVLEENSKIELF, from the coding sequence ATGGACAACATCAACGTCATCATCAAGCCGCTGATCACGGAGAAGAGCACGCATCAGCAGAACACCCGCAACGCCTATGCGTTCCAGGTGCACAAGGATGCGAACAAGAACCAGATCAAGACGGCCGTCGAGCAGCTGTACTCGGTGAAGGTCACCGACGTCCGGACGCTCACCCGCAAGGGCAAGCCCCGTCGGACCAAGACCGGCATGACGCACACGAGCAACTGGAAGCGCGCGGTCGTGGTGCTGGAAGAGAACTCGAAGATCGAACTGTTCTAA
- the rplB gene encoding 50S ribosomal protein L2 yields the protein MAIRFYNPTSAGRRAGSVLDYKSVITKTEPTKSLTVGKRRASGRNHHGVITVKHRGGGNKKLYRLVDFRRQKDGVEATVESIEYDPNRSCNIALIRYADNEISYILAPNNLKVGTKLMNGPTAEIEVGNCLPLANIPGGLEVHNIEMNPGQGGKLVRSAGGVARLSAKEGDWAVIILPSGEMRRVRSACRATIGQLGNLDHINVSIGKAGRSRHMGIRPHTRAKAMNPIDHPLGGGEGRSNGGRHPVSKTGVPAKGGITRNGRKHSEKLILRRRKFGKFQQRPQTVNV from the coding sequence ATGGCCATTCGATTCTACAACCCCACCAGCGCCGGCCGTCGGGCTGGCAGCGTGTTGGACTACAAGTCGGTCATCACCAAGACCGAGCCGACGAAGTCGCTGACGGTCGGCAAGCGCCGCGCCAGCGGTCGTAACCATCACGGCGTCATCACGGTCAAGCACCGCGGTGGTGGCAACAAGAAGCTGTACCGCTTGGTCGACTTCCGCCGTCAGAAGGACGGCGTCGAGGCGACGGTCGAGTCGATCGAGTACGATCCCAACCGTTCGTGCAACATCGCCCTGATCCGCTATGCCGACAACGAGATCTCGTACATCCTGGCTCCGAACAACCTCAAGGTTGGCACGAAGCTGATGAACGGCCCGACGGCGGAGATCGAAGTGGGCAACTGCCTGCCGCTGGCGAACATCCCCGGTGGCCTCGAAGTGCACAACATCGAGATGAACCCCGGCCAGGGTGGCAAGTTGGTCCGCTCGGCCGGTGGTGTGGCTCGCCTGAGCGCCAAAGAGGGCGACTGGGCCGTGATCATCCTCCCCAGCGGTGAAATGCGTCGCGTGCGCAGCGCCTGCCGGGCGACGATCGGTCAGCTGGGCAACCTGGACCACATTAACGTCAGCATCGGCAAGGCCGGCCGCTCGCGTCACATGGGCATCCGCCCGCACACGCGTGCCAAGGCCATGAACCCGATCGACCACCCGCTGGGTGGTGGTGAAGGCCGCAGCAACGGTGGTCGGCACCCGGTCAGCAAGACCGGCGTGCCCGCCAAGGGCGGCATCACGCGTAACGGTCGCAAGCACAGCGAGAAGCTGATCCTGCGTCGCCGCAAGTTCGGTAAGTTCCAGCAGCGTCCGCAGACCGTGAACGTGTAA
- the rpsS gene encoding 30S ribosomal protein S19 has protein sequence MSRSAKKGPFVDEKLYQKVSKLNENRAKAPIKTWARTCTIIPEFVGHTFEVHNGNKFLKVFVQEDMVGHKLGEFSPTRTFRGHSGKKQA, from the coding sequence ATGAGCAGAAGCGCAAAAAAGGGCCCATTCGTCGACGAGAAGCTGTACCAGAAGGTATCGAAGCTGAACGAGAACCGGGCGAAGGCCCCGATCAAGACGTGGGCTCGGACCTGCACGATCATCCCGGAGTTCGTCGGACACACGTTCGAGGTTCACAACGGGAACAAGTTCCTGAAGGTGTTCGTTCAGGAAGACATGGTCGGTCACAAGCTGGGCGAGTTCAGCCCGACGCGGACCTTCCGTG